GCCCGGTTACTCAGTGCCTTCCCAGCGCGGCGACACATCAGTTCTAGGATGTAGAGCAGTTTGGCACGCTCGGCGGTGGCCTGTGGCCGGGGAACTTCGGGGCGATGAATCAGGTCGTGCAACAGGTCCTCGGCAGCTGCAGGGACGGCATCACTGCTCCCGTCAAGTTGTTCATCCAGCTCTAGCAGGTCTGCGTAGTAGCGGCTGTGCAAATCTACGAAGGTGTGGACATCTCCGCTGCCGATCATGTTGCGCAGATCGTTCAAGGGAACGGCATAGGGCTGAAGGATGGACGACATGCCCCAGCATACAGCCGCATAGGACTAATTGTTAGAATAAGAACAATCCAGGACTTGGTTCTGCCCATTCATTTTTTATTAGCCTAAGTCCATGCTCCCCGTAGATATTTCCCGGCTCCTCACGCCCGGTCATCCCAACTGGCCTGGCGACGCTCAGTTCGAGGTGCAACCTGGCGCCCGTATCGCCGGGGGCGACTCGGTGAATACCGGGGTCATCCGCACTTCCACGCACACAGGAACCCACGTAGATGCACCCTGGCACTATGACGATGGGGGCAAGCAGCTGCACGAGATTCCGCTGGACGTATATGTCGGCCCTGCGCTGGTGCTGCGGGTCGCTGCGGATCAGCCGATTGGCCCAGGCGTGCTGGAGGGCCTGAGCGACCTGCCGCCCCGTCTGTTGCTGTGCAGCGGTCAGCCACCCCACTGGTCCGATTTCCCAAGTGCCTTTGCCTACCCCACTCCGGAATTTGTGCGGGCGGCGGGCGAGCGGGGGGTGCGGTTACTGGGGCTGGATGTGCCGAGCATGGACCCGCTGGACTCCAAGACCTTAGACAGCCACCATGCGGCCCATGCGGCGGGGATGCACATCCTCGAAAGCCTGAGCCTGAGCCATGTCACCCCCGGCGAATACACCCTGGTCTGCCTCCCCCTCCCGCTGCATGGAGTAGACGGTGCTCCGGCGCGGGCTATCCTGCTGCCCGCTATAGTGGGAACATGAGCGAACTGAGCGGCAGAATCGGCGGGGTGTATCAGGGCTACGACCTGCGGGCCGACTGGGACGGCGAACGGCTGAGCGGGCGAATCGGCGGAGTGTACCAGGGCAAGGATCTGGACCTGACCCACCGCCAGGGGGAAGTCGCGGGCCGAATTGGTGGCCGGGTGGCCGGCTTCGGTGTGCGCGGTTCCCTCAGTGCAGCGGGAGGTACGTTGCGTCTAGGTGGACAATTTGACGGAGACGACGTGACCTTTTCCCTGAATGGCAGCGAGGCCCAGGGCC
This sequence is a window from Deinococcus radiophilus. Protein-coding genes within it:
- a CDS encoding cyclase family protein, coding for MLPVDISRLLTPGHPNWPGDAQFEVQPGARIAGGDSVNTGVIRTSTHTGTHVDAPWHYDDGGKQLHEIPLDVYVGPALVLRVAADQPIGPGVLEGLSDLPPRLLLCSGQPPHWSDFPSAFAYPTPEFVRAAGERGVRLLGLDVPSMDPLDSKTLDSHHAAHAAGMHILESLSLSHVTPGEYTLVCLPLPLHGVDGAPARAILLPAIVGT